The DNA region GcccgcgcccccggcccgcccggctccgcggccccgccgccccgagAGAGGGGCCGTGCGCGGCCGCCGGCGCGGCTCCCCCGGGCCCACGCGGCCCCGCCCCGGGCGCGGCGGGCCCGGTCCCGGCCgaggcggagcggggccgcctGGGCCGCGGTCGGGGGGCCGGGCCCGCCGTGACGCTGCACTTTGCGGCCGCCGCGGTGCGGCCGGGCCCGCGCCGCACCCCCAGGCGCCGGGCCCGGGGCCCTTCCCGAGGGCAGGCGGAGGGgccgcggcggcgggagcggcccggGCCCCGCGGGCGGGCCGCAGCCGGGCTGATGCCGCGGGCGCGGGCAGGCCCCGGGCTGATCTCCCGGGACAGGTGCGGACAGAGTCCGCGCCAGCCCGGGGTCAGGCTCCGGCAGGCGCCCTGCGCCGTTTAACGGGCTCGGGCCCGGAATCGCTGAGGCTGAGGCTCCCCCGCGCGCAGCCACCGCGGAGCAGCGCAGACTGCGCCTAACAAAGCCCTGTGTTCTGGAGCACTTCCTGCGGGTAGCGAGGGGAAATCACGGCCTCGGCCTCTCCACACGAGACGGGACCGGTTCTAAATAGAAATGACGGCAATATACCCTTCCGTGCTAACTCTGAGCTCTTTCCTTTGACAGCCAGGAGAAATAGATCTGGTTGTAGGAAAAGACCGAGAGGGTTTCTTCACCAATGGTCTGACCCTTGGTGCAAAGAAGTGCTCTGTGATCAGAGATAGCCTGTATGTCGATGGTGACTGCACAATGGACATCAGGACAAAGAGTCAAGGTGGTGAGCCGACATATAATGTTGCTGTAGGCAGAGCTGGACGAGGTAAGCACTCTTTTCTCTACCTTCAGATAGCTAAATTAGGAATGTGACCCTAAGTATAGACTCCAGCTATTAGGAGAACCAAACTCCTGTATTTAATGGCTAATTTTGGGAAATGATGCAAGGGAGTGGATGGCAGTGCTCTAGCTGAGTTCTGACTGAGAATTACACTCATCCCTGTTCCCACCTgcatcccagcccagcaccagGCTGTGCAGAGGTTCACAGGTCTGTGACAAGCAGGAAAAAGCaggctgcagctccaagcaggctTAGCTGGTATTCCATCACTTCATACCTGAAGCTCAGAAGGGGTCTGTTAATAACAGGCAGTGACTGTAAGCTTTCTCATTGTAAATTGCTTGATGGAAAGTTTATTCTGCAAAGATGTGAATCTCATGTATGAGCTGCTCCTACTAAAAAGTTCTACATTAACTTTTCTTGCACTTCCTATTGAGCCTGCTAAAGTCCGTCCAGGCAGAAAAAGCCTGTCCAGTTTGGTGCCACTGAGAAATGTGCTTCATTCTCAGACACCTGCTCCTTTGTGCTCTTCATTTAACTTCCAGTAAAATCTGTTATGGGGCAGGCACTCATCTGGGATATGAAATAATGTCCAGTAGTGGTGTGTCTTATGTTGGGAACACCTGGGCTAGCATTTTTGGGCTGGCTGTGGAACAGGTTCATGAGTGACAAGACTTTTGCTAATAGGTGTAAAACCAAAGGCAGAGCAGATGTCTGTAGGCTAAAGCCCAGGGCAGGCATGCAGGAAGAGGGTTGGCAGCACTGAAATGAAACAAGCAGAGTTCTGACTTGTGAAATGACAATGAGAACTGTCTTAAGCTTTTATGAGCAAATTGCTATGGAGATAGAATCATAgagtcattaaggttggaaaagccctccaagatcatggagtccaccctttctcccagtgctgccaaggccaccactaacccatgtcctcaagtgctacaaccacatggcttttaaatccctccaggggtgGGGACTCACCCACTGCtcagggcagctgtgccagggctgggcaacccttttggtgaagaagttttcctaatgtccagcctaaactttCCATGGCACAACCTGAGGCCCCAGTGTACGATCACGTGTAGGTGGACTGGCTGCAGCATTCCCAGCTTGGTGAACAGTCCCTGGCCTGTGGCAGCCCAGTGTTCCTTGTGCCCCCTCCCTGCTGGGGGATATCTCATGGCAGCTCACAGTGGCTCTTGCTGGTGAGCCTCCAGTGTTCCTTTTAGCAGATAATCTGGAACACCTTGCTGGAATTGGGGGAGTGGGGAGAGCCTCAGTATGACAATTGTCCCTGTGTTTTGTCTTATGTAAAAAGTGTGGTTTATAGCTGTGTTATTGCATGGAAAGTCTCAGCCCAACTCACCCTTTGGGGTTTTTACCAGCATCAGGGCAGTTACTCTGGTTGCAGATAATGGGAATTTTCTTTTGCCACAGTTGCACATGCACTGTACCCCCGCTGCTACAGGTGTTTAAACTGCTGCCAGGATTTCCTTGCTGGGTGCTGAGTTATGGTGAGAGGCATTGTAATGTTGTTTTGATAGCTGGTGGCATTTTTCTCAGGCTTAAAGCCTCCACAGTTAGATAAAATCCCTGAGGGTAGCTTGTACTTTCTCCCAGCCCTTTCTACGTCTGTGTTTTAACAAAACTGTTAAATTAGCTTAATACTCAAATACTAAATCTTGAATTTGAGGGTGTTTATTGCACTGAATAAAAGTTACATTATTTCCATGTCTAACACActctttttaaaactttttttcttctctctttcagtCTTGGTCTTTGTAATGGGCAAAGAAGGGGTCCATGGAGGCGGATTGAATAAGAAGGCATACTCAATGGCAAAATACTTGAGAGACTCTGGGTTCTAGTTGTTAGGCAGACTGTTAAGTATTAGGGGAAGATTGCTATTAAATTTTCCTGGCGGTGAGCTTTAAACCTTACATTCTGGAAACTTTACTAGCAATGCAGGGTGATGGGGTATGAACCTGTGTCTCCTTTGTATCCCTTTGTTGGTGGGGAAaggtgttattttttttttccctttaattcttttcatttctgttttgtttccttgTGTACTCCAGCATTGGTTATAGTCATGGGAAAGGAAGGTGTCCATGGTGGGACACTCGACAAGAAAGCATATGAACTGGCTTTATTCCTGAGGAGGTCTGATGTCTGAGCAGCCTCTCCCCATCCACCTAGCAGTTGTCTGCAGCACCACCTGCTTGTGCTCAGTGCTACCAGACCGTAGATGGTAGTTTGTGTTTTTTTATTTACCCATTTCCTACTGTCATAACTCCAGTTCCCCCTTGTTCATCTCTGTAACCACTGTAGGTAACCGAGCCCATCTGGCACCACCATGATGATGATATGCATGATAACTTGAAACTTGGGAGGGGAACATGCCAAGTGTAGGCTCTGCTTCGTCTTAGCAATTAGTATGATATTGACAGCTAAACCAACTGAGATACTAAACAAGGTGCCGATTGTACAATCTAATTTGATCAATGCCTCTTCAGCACTTTGAGCAAGTCACAGCTCACTAGTCTTCCTTTCACAGAGCACGGTTGGGAGGAAAAAAGTGTGTGCATATCTTCATTTCTGTCCCtctctttgtttctgttttttaaaCCCATGTGTTTGCTTACACCCATTTTTATAGTGCCTGGTTTGTTTAACCAATTTGCCACTCAAAAGCTATTAATGTCACATTAGTTTTGTCATTGCACTTCACTGTAGGCTTAAGTCTTCTCTTACTTTTTCTTGGTGTTGTCTGAAGATTGTACTGCTTAACAAGTGCAATCACAAAACTATGAAAGGGTACAGATGTACTTCCTCCCATGACCTTAAACCACCATCCTGAGGACTCCCCAGACATTCCATCATTACAATAGCtcaggcactttttttttttttttttgccagctcCTGTTCTGTAGTTGACTTGTGCAAGGCTGCCACTGTGGCCATTAGCTAGCCTGGTATAACCAGCTGGAGTGTGTCTGGTTTCAGTTTCTCATAGGACCAATTTTAATTTGCAGCTTGGGGGTCGGGGGGTGGGGggtggtgtttttgttttttaatatgaAACTGCAATGTCATTGTGGAAAACTGCCACCTTCAGCTACCCTGGGAGCTATGACTGGCTTCAGTCTTTCTG from Melospiza melodia melodia isolate bMelMel2 chromosome 12, bMelMel2.pri, whole genome shotgun sequence includes:
- the PFN2 gene encoding profilin-2 isoform X1: MAGWQSYVDNLMCDGCCQEAAIVGYCDAKYVWAATAGGIFQSITPGEIDLVVGKDREGFFTNGLTLGAKKCSVIRDSLYVDGDCTMDIRTKSQGGEPTYNVAVGRAGRVLVFVMGKEGVHGGGLNKKAYSMAKYLRDSGF
- the PFN2 gene encoding profilin-2 isoform X2: MAGWQSYVDNLMCDGCCQEAAIVGYCDAKYVWAATAGGIFQSITPGEIDLVVGKDREGFFTNGLTLGAKKCSVIRDSLYVDGDCTMDIRTKSQGGEPTYNVAVGRAGRALVIVMGKEGVHGGTLDKKAYELALFLRRSDV